A DNA window from Aureibaculum sp. 2308TA14-22 contains the following coding sequences:
- the sufD gene encoding Fe-S cluster assembly protein SufD — protein sequence MDLKEKLITSFLVYEDKVSAEADGKVQDIRSEAFNRFEEMGFPTKRDEEWKYTSLKPLLKHDYKIFPKIESAIEFKDVKKFFLHEIDSYKIVFIDGVYSSFLSETTHDGFDICLLSAALSKPKYKMVIDHYFNTVAKKDDSITSLNTAFSKEGAYINIPKNTVVPKPVQIVHFSTGIETEVLLQPRNLIVVGENAHVQIVERHQSLNENVVLTNSVTEIFANKRAIVDYYKIQNDKKSASLIDSTYVKQGQQSVASVNTFSFGGNLTRNNLEFYQEGEHITSNLNGITIIEGKQLVDNHTLVNHKLPNCESHELYKGIYFDNSTGVFNGKVIVEKEAQKTNAFQQNDNILIDDKATINAKPQLEIFADDVKCSHGCTIGQLDEDALFYLRSRGIPKKEANALLLYAFANDALQKIKIPELKTRITKIISNKLGVNLGFEV from the coding sequence ATGGATTTAAAAGAAAAATTAATTACTTCATTCTTAGTTTATGAGGATAAGGTAAGTGCAGAGGCTGACGGAAAAGTACAGGATATCCGTTCAGAGGCATTTAACCGTTTTGAAGAAATGGGGTTTCCTACAAAAAGAGACGAAGAATGGAAATACACTTCCTTAAAACCTTTATTAAAACACGATTATAAAATTTTTCCTAAAATAGAATCGGCTATTGAATTCAAGGATGTTAAAAAGTTCTTTTTGCATGAAATCGATTCTTATAAAATTGTATTTATTGATGGTGTTTATAGCTCATTTTTGTCTGAAACTACACATGATGGATTTGATATCTGCCTACTTTCAGCTGCACTTTCAAAACCAAAATACAAAATGGTTATTGACCATTATTTTAATACTGTAGCAAAAAAAGACGACAGTATAACTTCCTTAAATACGGCGTTTTCCAAAGAAGGAGCCTATATCAATATTCCAAAAAACACTGTTGTACCAAAACCTGTACAAATTGTACATTTTTCAACAGGAATTGAAACCGAAGTGTTGTTACAACCTCGTAATTTAATAGTTGTTGGAGAAAACGCTCATGTACAGATTGTTGAACGCCACCAAAGCCTAAATGAAAACGTTGTATTAACCAATTCGGTTACTGAAATTTTTGCCAACAAACGTGCTATAGTAGATTATTACAAAATTCAAAATGATAAAAAATCGGCTTCGTTAATTGACAGCACCTATGTTAAACAAGGGCAACAAAGTGTAGCTTCCGTTAATACATTTTCATTTGGAGGTAACTTAACACGTAATAATTTAGAGTTTTATCAAGAAGGGGAACATATTACTTCTAACCTTAATGGCATAACAATAATAGAAGGTAAACAGTTGGTTGATAACCACACTTTGGTAAATCATAAATTGCCAAACTGTGAAAGCCACGAGTTGTATAAAGGTATTTATTTTGACAATTCTACTGGTGTTTTTAACGGTAAAGTTATCGTTGAAAAAGAAGCACAAAAAACCAATGCGTTTCAGCAGAACGATAATATACTTATTGACGACAAAGCAACTATTAACGCTAAACCTCAATTAGAAATTTTTGCCGATGATGTAAAGTGCTCCCACGGCTGTACTATTGGTCAATTAGATGAAGATGCTCTATTTTATCTACGTTCGCGTGGTATTCCAAAAAAAGAAGCCAATGCTTTGTTGTTGTATGCTTTTGCAAATGATGCTTTACAAAAAATTAAAATCCCCGAATTGAAAACAAGAATAACCAAAATTATTTCTAACAAATTGGGTGTAAATTTGGGTTTTGAAGTTTAA
- the sufC gene encoding Fe-S cluster assembly ATPase SufC, whose protein sequence is MLEIKNLHAKIDDKNILNGINLTVNAGEVHAIMGPNGSGKSTLASVVAGKEEYEVTEGNIILNNEDLDDMAPEDRAHKGVFLSFQYPVEIPGVSVTNFIKTAINETRKANGLEDLPAKDMLQKIRKTAELLEIDRKFLSRSLNEGFSGGEKKRNEIFQMAMLEPKLAILDETDSGLDIDALKVVANGVNKLKSKDNAVIVITHYQRLLEYIVPDYVHVLHDGKIVKSGGKELALELEEKGYDWVK, encoded by the coding sequence ATGTTAGAAATAAAAAATTTACACGCTAAAATAGATGATAAAAATATACTTAACGGAATAAATTTAACTGTAAATGCTGGTGAAGTGCACGCCATAATGGGCCCAAATGGATCAGGAAAAAGTACGTTGGCCAGTGTTGTTGCTGGCAAAGAGGAATATGAAGTCACCGAAGGAAATATTATTTTAAATAATGAAGATTTAGATGATATGGCTCCTGAAGACAGAGCACATAAAGGTGTTTTCTTATCTTTTCAATATCCAGTTGAAATTCCAGGAGTATCAGTTACCAATTTTATTAAAACAGCGATTAACGAAACTCGTAAAGCTAATGGTTTAGAAGATCTTCCTGCTAAGGATATGCTTCAAAAAATTAGAAAAACAGCTGAACTGTTAGAAATAGACAGAAAGTTCTTATCACGTTCTTTAAATGAAGGATTTTCTGGAGGAGAAAAGAAAAGAAATGAAATCTTTCAAATGGCCATGCTAGAACCTAAATTAGCTATTTTAGACGAAACCGATTCTGGTTTAGATATTGATGCCCTTAAGGTTGTTGCCAATGGCGTTAATAAATTAAAAAGTAAAGATAATGCCGTTATTGTTATTACGCATTATCAACGTTTGTTAGAGTATATTGTCCCAGATTATGTACACGTCTTGCACGATGGTAAAATTGTGAAATCTGGCGGTAAGGAATTGGCATTAGAGTTAGAGGAAAAAGGTTATGATTGGGTAAAATAA
- the sufB gene encoding Fe-S cluster assembly protein SufB has translation MNKYTEDDLKKELETKEYEYGFYTDIESDKFPVGLNEDVVKAISKKKNEPEWMTNWRLEAFRIWKSMKEPDWANVTYKKPDFQNISYYAAPKQKPELESLDQVDPELLKTFDKLGISIEEQKRLSGVAVDIVMDSVSVATTFKETLAEKGIIFCPISEAIQEHPELVKKYIGSVVPQTDNFYAALNSAVFSDGSFCYIPKGVKCPMELSTYFRINEGGTGQFERTLVVADKGSYVSYLEGCTAPQRDENQLHAAVVELIALDDAEIKYSTVQNWFPGDASGKGGVFNFVTKRGLCENNAKISWTQVETGSAITWKYPSCVLKGDNSIGEFYSIAVTNNYQQADTGTKMIHLGKNTKSTIISKGISAGKSQNSYRGLVQVNSRAKNARNFSQCDSLLMGNECGAHTFPYIETKNKTAKIEHEATTSKIGEDQLFYCNQRGIGTDKAIALIVNGFSKEVLNKLPMEFAVEAQKLLEISLEGSVG, from the coding sequence ATGAATAAATATACGGAAGACGATTTAAAAAAAGAGCTTGAAACTAAAGAATACGAATACGGTTTTTATACAGATATTGAATCTGATAAATTTCCTGTTGGATTAAATGAAGATGTAGTTAAAGCTATTTCTAAAAAGAAAAACGAACCTGAATGGATGACAAATTGGCGTTTGGAAGCTTTTAGAATTTGGAAAAGCATGAAGGAGCCCGATTGGGCCAATGTTACTTACAAAAAACCTGATTTTCAAAATATAAGTTATTATGCCGCTCCAAAACAAAAGCCTGAATTAGAAAGTTTAGACCAAGTTGATCCTGAATTGCTCAAAACTTTTGATAAATTGGGTATTTCCATTGAAGAGCAAAAACGATTATCGGGCGTAGCTGTTGACATTGTAATGGATTCAGTTTCAGTTGCTACAACTTTTAAAGAGACCTTGGCGGAAAAAGGCATTATTTTCTGTCCTATTTCTGAGGCCATTCAAGAGCATCCTGAACTGGTCAAAAAATATATTGGCTCAGTCGTGCCTCAAACGGACAATTTTTATGCCGCGTTAAATAGTGCTGTCTTTAGTGATGGTTCTTTTTGTTATATACCAAAAGGAGTAAAATGTCCGATGGAACTCTCAACCTATTTTAGAATTAACGAAGGTGGAACTGGTCAATTTGAACGCACTTTGGTTGTTGCAGATAAAGGTAGTTATGTAAGTTATTTAGAAGGATGTACCGCCCCTCAACGTGATGAAAACCAACTACATGCCGCTGTGGTTGAGCTTATTGCCCTTGACGATGCTGAGATAAAATATTCAACTGTACAAAATTGGTTTCCGGGTGATGCATCTGGAAAAGGTGGTGTTTTTAACTTTGTAACCAAACGCGGCCTTTGCGAAAATAATGCTAAAATATCGTGGACACAGGTAGAAACTGGTTCTGCCATTACCTGGAAATATCCAAGCTGCGTGTTGAAAGGAGACAACTCCATTGGTGAGTTTTATTCAATTGCAGTTACAAATAATTATCAACAAGCGGATACGGGTACAAAAATGATTCACCTGGGCAAGAATACTAAAAGTACTATTATCTCCAAAGGAATTTCCGCTGGTAAATCCCAGAACTCCTATCGCGGTTTGGTACAAGTAAATTCGAGAGCTAAAAACGCCAGGAACTTTTCACAATGTGATTCACTTTTAATGGGGAATGAGTGCGGTGCCCATACTTTTCCATACATAGAAACCAAAAATAAAACGGCTAAAATCGAGCATGAGGCTACAACCTCTAAAATTGGTGAAGATCAGTTGTTTTATTGTAATCAGAGAGGTATTGGGACAGACAAGGCTATTGCATTAATTGTAAATGGTTTTAGTAAAGAGGTTTTAAATAAACTACCTATGGAGTTTGCAGTTGAAGCACAAAAGTTATTAGAAATAAGTTTAGAAGGGTCTGTAGGATAA
- a CDS encoding HesB/IscA family protein, protein MIQVSDIAKKKVIELMNDDGFDATTDFVRVGVKSGGCSGLSYELKFDKEQLENDKIFEANSVKIIVDKKSFLYLVGTTLDYSGGLNGTGFVFKNPNANRTCGCGESFSL, encoded by the coding sequence ATGATACAGGTATCTGATATCGCAAAAAAGAAAGTCATTGAATTGATGAATGACGATGGTTTTGACGCTACTACTGATTTCGTCCGTGTTGGTGTTAAAAGCGGCGGTTGCTCTGGCTTGTCTTACGAATTAAAATTTGATAAAGAACAGCTAGAAAACGATAAAATATTTGAAGCCAATTCGGTAAAGATAATTGTAGATAAAAAAAGCTTTTTATATCTTGTTGGTACAACATTAGACTATTCAGGTGGACTTAACGGTACAGGATTCGTTTTTAAAAATCCAAATGCAAATAGGACATGTGGTTGCGGAGAGAGTTTTTCACTTTAA
- a CDS encoding proprotein convertase P-domain-containing protein, producing MNNLRIVATTVLFLLMSLNSIGQVCTTQTWNTGVAIPDNNATGVSRTVNFTSTAAVNDVNVTVNITHTWDSDLIISLQSPAGTTVILSNRNGSSGDNYATTVFDDAAGTAITAGSAPFNGTFIPEAALSAFNGENPSGNWTLTVSDNAAFDTGTLNSFSVEVCSAAVDPCTDVAGIDTDGDGINDVCDLDDDNDGMTDEEEYCTTANTAFLVSQDVGTRSVVVNHTDTGYLRLDFSSMDNSFQLDINGTTVHPSILEFENGALGAGEEYFLFQSDLSFIASPWVANVNGLPRLRLIVDEAGDVVLYGTRSTTSTTLELMQAQAGTAFNTINWVSGANNTFTITNQAGPGPEGFTGELFVSVICDDDGDGVINSKDLDSDNDGIYDIVESSVLDEAGVNDANNDGVIDGAAATFGNNGLFSGIEDNDFDFANLTYTIADSDSDGIYDPYELDADDDGCNDVTEAGYTDGDSNGLLGSGTFGSGLTVDGDGLVTSGVDGYTTPDDNDSNGDYDFQQAFDVVITAQPPNRSICETDNTTFTVTATGSGLSYQWQISTGGAFSNLSNGGVYSNVTTNTLNITNAPISLNGNQYRVIVSSSANICTSVTTSAGTLTVQAQPDAGTNGTLTVCEGTTPTDAELFAELGGTPDAGGTWSNVGLVYTYTVAATAPCTGNDTATVTVTEQAQPDAGTNGTLTVCEGTTPTDAELFAELGGTPDAGGTWSN from the coding sequence TTGAATAACTTAAGAATTGTTGCAACGACAGTATTATTTTTATTAATGTCGTTAAATAGTATAGGACAAGTCTGCACGACCCAAACTTGGAATACTGGTGTAGCCATTCCTGATAATAATGCTACGGGTGTATCAAGAACGGTTAACTTTACAAGTACAGCTGCTGTTAATGATGTTAATGTAACTGTTAATATTACACATACCTGGGATTCCGATCTAATAATATCCTTACAAAGCCCCGCGGGAACCACGGTCATTCTATCAAATAGAAATGGAAGTAGTGGGGATAATTATGCTACAACTGTTTTTGATGATGCTGCAGGTACGGCCATTACCGCAGGCAGTGCACCTTTTAACGGGACTTTTATCCCTGAAGCTGCTTTAAGTGCCTTTAATGGGGAAAATCCATCAGGTAATTGGACATTAACAGTTTCTGATAATGCAGCTTTTGATACAGGAACATTAAATAGTTTTTCTGTTGAGGTTTGTAGTGCCGCTGTTGATCCATGTACTGATGTTGCAGGTATCGATACTGACGGAGATGGGATTAATGATGTTTGTGATTTAGATGATGATAATGATGGAATGACCGATGAAGAAGAATATTGTACTACTGCAAATACGGCATTTTTGGTATCCCAAGATGTTGGAACAAGATCTGTTGTTGTTAATCATACTGATACAGGTTATTTGAGGTTAGATTTTTCCTCCATGGATAATTCCTTTCAACTGGATATAAATGGAACGACCGTACATCCCTCTATTTTAGAATTTGAAAATGGAGCATTGGGAGCAGGTGAAGAATATTTTTTATTTCAATCAGATCTTTCTTTTATTGCCTCGCCTTGGGTGGCTAATGTGAATGGTTTGCCACGACTTCGATTGATTGTAGATGAAGCGGGTGATGTAGTATTATATGGAACAAGAAGTACAACCTCTACAACATTAGAATTAATGCAAGCTCAGGCAGGAACTGCTTTTAATACGATTAATTGGGTATCAGGGGCAAATAATACTTTTACAATAACAAACCAAGCTGGCCCAGGCCCAGAAGGTTTTACTGGAGAATTATTTGTTAGCGTTATATGTGATGACGATGGCGATGGAGTTATCAATAGTAAAGATTTAGATTCTGATAATGATGGTATTTATGACATCGTAGAATCTAGTGTTTTGGATGAAGCTGGGGTTAACGATGCTAATAATGATGGTGTTATCGATGGAGCCGCAGCTACATTTGGTAATAACGGTTTGTTTTCTGGAATAGAGGATAATGATTTCGATTTTGCTAATTTAACTTATACAATTGCAGATTCTGATAGTGATGGTATCTATGACCCCTATGAACTAGATGCTGATGATGATGGGTGTAATGATGTCACTGAAGCAGGTTATACTGATGGAGACAGCAATGGCTTATTGGGTTCAGGAACTTTTGGATCAGGTTTAACTGTCGATGGAGATGGTCTAGTCACATCTGGTGTTGATGGATATACCACACCAGATGACAACGATTCAAATGGAGATTATGATTTTCAACAGGCATTTGATGTTGTTATTACAGCTCAGCCTCCAAATCGGTCAATTTGTGAAACTGATAATACCACTTTTACGGTAACTGCAACAGGATCAGGATTGAGCTATCAATGGCAAATAAGTACTGGAGGTGCGTTTTCAAATTTAAGTAACGGGGGTGTTTATTCAAATGTTACTACCAATACACTCAATATTACTAATGCTCCTATAAGCTTAAATGGAAATCAATATCGAGTGATTGTTTCCAGTAGTGCAAATATTTGTACATCAGTTACTACGTCTGCAGGTACCTTAACGGTTCAAGCTCAGCCTGATGCGGGAACCAATGGTACGTTAACGGTCTGTGAAGGCACTACGCCTACGGATGCAGAGTTGTTTGCAGAATTAGGCGGTACCCCCGATGCCGGCGGTACTTGGTCAAATGTAGGATTGGTTTATACCTATACGGTAGCTGCGACAGCACCATGTACAGGAAACGATACCGCTACAGTTACGGTCACCGAACAAGCTCAGCCTGATGCGGGAACCAATGGTACGTTAACGGTCTGTGAAGGCACTACGCCTACGGATGCAGAGTTGTTTGCAGAATTAGGCGGTACCCCCGATGCCGGCGGTACTTGGTCAAAT